One part of the Rutidosis leptorrhynchoides isolate AG116_Rl617_1_P2 chromosome 1, CSIRO_AGI_Rlap_v1, whole genome shotgun sequence genome encodes these proteins:
- the LOC139853871 gene encoding uncharacterized protein encodes MHTDGACGPEGAGARIVLKSPEGEEYTFGLRFSFPVINNEAEYEALLSGMRVAKYLEVKELSVYVDSQLVANQFNGIFEAHDELMQKYLKLVQELAVDFDLFQITQVSRTLNKKADALSKLAALTFSHFKKEIWVEEVRVKSIKTDGVSAAVEEEEQSWMTPIVEFLSKGTLPIDSIEARNIKMKAPMYLLDREILYRKSFLGPHLQCLNPIQAESIIREVHEGIRKRH; translated from the exons ATGCACACAGATGGGGCTTGTGGTCCAGAAGGCGCAGGGGCAAGAATAGTCCTAAAAAGTCCAGAAGGAGAAGAATATACCTTCGGGCTGCGATTTAGCTTCCCCGTCATAAACAATGAAGCTGAGTATGAAGCATTGTTATCTGGAATGCGGGTAGCAAAATATCTGGAGGTAAAAGAACTGTCAGTATATGTTGATTCGCAGTTAGTTGCAAACCAATTCAATGGAATATTTGAAGCACATGATGAATTGATGCAAAAATATTTAAAACTAGTGCAAGAGCTGGCGGTGGACTTCGATTTGTTCCAAATAACTCAGGTTTCAAGAACGTTGAATAAAAAGGCGGATGCGCTTAGTAAGTTAGCCGCCTTAACATTCAgccattttaagaaagaaatttgggtTGAAGAAGTTAGAGTAAAATCCATTAAGACCGACGGTGTATCAGCCGCAGTTGAAGAAGAGGAGCAGAGTTGGATGACACCAATAGTAGAATTTCTAAGCAAAGGTACATTGCCGATAGATTCAATTGAAGCAAGAAATATTAAGATGAAAGCACCAATGTATTTGTTAGACAGAGAAATTCTATACAGAAAGTCTTTTCTGGGACCTCATTTGCAGTGTCTTAATCCAATTCAAGCAGAATCGATCATACGGGAAGTGCATGAGGGAAT cagaaagcgccactaa